From the genome of Corallococcus macrosporus DSM 14697:
GGACAGGCTGACGTCCATGAGCAGCATCTCGATGCCCTCATACTCAGCCGGTGACATCGCGTTGAAAATCCCGCCAAACGCCCCCAACAAGGTTCTGCGTGGTTCGAGCGTGTTGGCCAGTCTGCTGAATCGCCAGTCCGCGCTGCCGACGACGGCATCCATGGCCCCAATGAGGTCCAGTTGAGTCGCAATGGAGCGCTTCTGCTCCTGCTTGGCGCGGAGCAGTGCCTGCTCTGCTCGCATTCGCTCGGCCTCCGCTCGAAGCCGCTCCTGCTCCGCTCGGGCTGCGTAGAAGAGGATGAGCAGCATGGCCAGGAGGGCCGCTGCCATGCCCCCCCACCTGAGCCGCGAGCGACGCTGCTCGAGCCGCGCGGCGGTGCCGAGGAAACGAACGGCACGCGGGCTCGCCCGCCGGACCATGTCCTCAGGACCATTGAGGGACGCCCCCCCGCCACGGTAGTGGGCCAGCAAGGTCCCCGTGGGCAGGCCATCCCTGGGAAACCGCGCCTGCTCCCAGGCGCTCGCCGCGACCTCCAGGTCCGCGTGGCGCTCCAGCAGAGCGCGCTCCTGCTCAAGCCAGGCAATGAGCGAGGGCACCCGGTGGAGCAGCGTCTCGTGCACGAGGTCCACCCGTTGCGCGGCTGGGGTATCTCCACCCGACAGCACGACGAGCCTCATGCCTTGCTCCACATCAGTGAAGCCTCGCGCGCGCATTCCCGTCAGCCGGAGCAACACCTCCTCCGCCAATGCATCGCCCCCCGCCGCCGCAAGGACCTCCTCTCGCGAACGCGGCCGCCGGGTATCTGGAACGCCGCGCCCCACCTGCACCAGGTCCAGGAGCAGCCACTTGGCGCGCTCGCGTCCCTCGGGCCCCAGTCCCGTCAGGAGGGCTTCCGCCTGTTGAGCCAACGCCCCCCCCACGCCCCCGAGCTGTTCGTAGTGCCCCTGGGTCAACGGCGCGCCGTCATTGAGGGCCCACAGCCCCCGGAGCGCCTGCCCCAGAAGCGGCAGCCGGCCCCCCTCATCCCTCGCGTCCAGGACCATGCGCGAGGCCAGCCCAGGCTCAAGCCGCAGACCTACATTCCTGGCGACCCCTTTCACGACGCGCTCCAGCGCGGCTTCCTCCATGGGTAACAGGGGAAAGCGAGCCGCGGCGTGGAGGTGCCGGGACAACGACGGAAGCTGCTCCATGCGGTGGAGAAAATCGCTGCGTACGCTCGTGAACAACCGCAGTGGAGAATCGCCCCCGGCAAGCGCGGTGGAAACGAGCGCATCAAGCACGCCCCGTTCGGAGGTGCTCAAGGGGAACACCTCCTCCAGTGGCTCGATGACCAGGAGTACCAGCGTGTCCACTGGGTTGTGGGCCGCCAGGAAGTCGCGCAATGCCCCCGGCCCCGTGCGCAGCAAGGCCTCCAGCGCCTCGGCGCGCTCGCTGCCCCCAGTGGGGTTGGCCTTGTCCAGCGCATGGGCCAACGCGCGAATCGGGACATCGGATGGCCTCAGATGGATGACGCGCCAACTCGGCCTTCCAGTCGCACCGGCGTTGCGGAGCATGGGGAGAAGCCCGGCCTGGAGCAGCGACGACTTCCCCACGCCACTGAGCCCTTCCAATTGAATCCAACGAAGCCGCCCCGCGCGCGCCCTCTCCAGCAGTGACCACAGCGCATGGGTCTCCTCCTCCCTGCCAAAGAACAGCGCGGCCTGCTCCTCGGCGAAGGGGGCCAGCCCCGGAAGCGGGCAGCGCGCCTCCACGCCTTCCCAGGATTTGCCCAGCAATTCTGCGCAACGCGCCATTGTGGGCCGCGCCTGCGCATCCTTCGCGAGCAGGGAAGCGATGAAGGCCGATAGCGCGGTGGAGACCTGTGGTGCGAATCGCCGCACCGGAGGAGGCTCCTTCGACTGGTGGTCGATGAGAACCTCGCCAGGGTCCTCCGAAACGAAGGGCGGGCGCCCCGCGAGCAACTCGAATAGC
Proteins encoded in this window:
- a CDS encoding protein kinase domain-containing protein; the encoded protein is MEHPLPERFGPYRLLHLIGSGGMAHVYAAVHEQSGQQVALKRLSPTSAKDPQLVARFLQEGQALVRLDHPGVVRGFHCGRQGADVFLAMELLRGLTLRQWMQRSDEGVDVPSVLAIGAQLAQAAADVHAQGIVHRDLKPENIFLCPDETIAPGYRVKLLDFGVAKVSEFSGGASATTQVHTHESSFMGTYLYMAPEQFLSAASVDGAADVYALGVVLFELLAGRPPFVSEDPGEVLIDHQSKEPPPVRRFAPQVSTALSAFIASLLAKDAQARPTMARCAELLGKSWEGVEARCPLPGLAPFAEEQAALFFGREEETHALWSLLERARAGRLRWIQLEGLSGVGKSSLLQAGLLPMLRNAGATGRPSWRVIHLRPSDVPIRALAHALDKANPTGGSERAEALEALLRTGPGALRDFLAAHNPVDTLVLLVIEPLEEVFPLSTSERGVLDALVSTALAGGDSPLRLFTSVRSDFLHRMEQLPSLSRHLHAAARFPLLPMEEAALERVVKGVARNVGLRLEPGLASRMVLDARDEGGRLPLLGQALRGLWALNDGAPLTQGHYEQLGGVGGALAQQAEALLTGLGPEGRERAKWLLLDLVQVGRGVPDTRRPRSREEVLAAAGGDALAEEVLLRLTGMRARGFTDVEQGMRLVVLSGGDTPAAQRVDLVHETLLHRVPSLIAWLEQERALLERHADLEVAASAWEQARFPRDGLPTGTLLAHYRGGGASLNGPEDMVRRASPRAVRFLGTAARLEQRRSRLRWGGMAAALLAMLLILFYAARAEQERLRAEAERMRAEQALLRAKQEQKRSIATQLDLIGAMDAVVGSADWRFSRLANTLEPRRTLLGAFGGIFNAMSPAEYEGIEMLLMDVSLSHRVADVAYHDEVLASAERGLLKSLDNVRRGELLEPVGRSFQFDLGLIHSKLGKVEMARGNWERARVHFEESIALLEPSWSSNPQDLTDGVRSFAVSLSELGELELAVGHLPRAAQLFDRAIVLHAFIARGSSYSSALLALTLAHRAEVSLAQGDPDAAERMLHAALRMARVCVESQPADQYYRWVLGRVLIGVGAERTARRQYTQGNVAYTEARLLGQSLREAEVPNKRYALVLVDALLGSETLARARGVTDQTASWRAQRCALARAFHLYDPEDLRFRPLGCPDEER